DNA sequence from the Trichocoleus desertorum ATA4-8-CV12 genome:
AAAAAGTCTGTGTTGTGGAATGAAGCCTACTTCATTGCTAGCTGTGGTGGAGTAACAGTTTCCCAATTGAAGCAGTATGTACAGGGGCAAAATACTCCTGATTAGCGATTCCGTTTCACTCCATCACCGGACTCCCTATCCCGACGTTCACACTGGCGGGTAGAACGCGGGGCTTCCGTCCCTAGCTAAATAAAAAGTTTCTCGCACCGAGAAGCCGTATGCTAGCTGAGATGAAAACTTAACCACAAGGCACACGTGGGGGTAGGGGCAATACAAATTTTGCCATTCAACGGTAGTTTACTTTAAATATTCTTAAGTTTCTCAGTCGAACTTTGCAGATGGGGCAAGAGGCGGTTATTTTTAGCGGGTATCTAGGGTAAGATAGCTCCCGTTTTTATCGCTTGTTTTTTATCGCTGATTGGTGGGCTGTGTGGAGCGCCAGCGATCGCTAAATTCAACTACTGCCTTTCACCCAGTGTGGTCAAGAGGAGATTTGTGAGTATGACCCCCGACAACTATCAATCCTTGATACAGCCCCCCAGCGCTCGTGTTGGCTGGTATGCAAGTAACCGTTTTTCCCACAGCTTGATGGGCGTAGGTCTGACCATTGCGGCTTGGGCAGGTTGGTCCACAGAGCCCGCGATCGCTCAGTTTGATGGGTCTGATGGGTCAATGCAGCTAGCCCAGGTGCCCGCTAGAGCTAGGGCCATGTCTAGCCTAAACTTGCTCTACGTTAATCCAGTCGCAGGCGATGACGCAGTGGGCAATGGCGGTGAGCGGGCTCCCTTCAAAACCATTACGCAAGCTCTCAAAGCAGCCCAGCCCAACACGGTGATTGTGTTGATTCAGGGCACCTACAGCGCCGAAACTGGCGAGGTCTTTCCGCTGAAGCTGAAACCCGGAGTCACGATTCAAGGGGATACTCGCAATCGCGGTAAAGATATTGTGATTCAGGGCGGTGCTCCTTATCTCAGCCCCACCTTCGCCAGCCAAAACATCACAATTCTGGGAGTCCATCAGGCAGGGTTAGCAGGCGTTACGGTCACAAATCCAAATCCGCGTGGGTATGGTCTCTGGATTGAATCAGCCAGCCCTGTGATTTTGGAAAATACCTTTACGGGTAACAGGCATGATGGCATCTCTGTAGTGGGGAGTAGTGCACCTGTGGTGCGGGGCAACTATTTCTATGCCAACGGAGCTAATGGCATCACGATTTACGGCAACTCCAAGCCAGAGGTGCGCGAGAATTTATTCATTAAAACTGGCTTTGGCATTAACATTGCTCAGGATGCCGCGCCGACGATTATTGGCAACCGGATTGTACAAAACCAAGACGGCATTGTGGCTCAAGCCAACGCCCAGCCGATTATCCGGGGTAATCTGATCGAGCAAAACCTGCGGGATGGTGTAGTGGCGATCGCGCAAGCTCGTCCTGATCTCGGCAGTGCTAACGACCCCGGCGCTAATATCTTCAGCAACAACGGTCGCTTTGGCATTAACAGCAGTGCTTCTAGTCAAGCGATTTCCGCTTTTGGCAATGAAATAGGCAGCGATCGGATCAGCGGACGCATCGATTTAGCGGGTTCAGCCAATGCTGTCAGCGTTGCCCCCTCGCCTTCTCCTGCTAGCATGGCTACCAACTCAGCCACTGGTTCTGAGCAAGCCTATTTTGAGCAAACCCGTTCTGAGCAAACCCGGACAATCAGACCGCTGGAAGTGCAGAGACCTCAGCAAACCAAAACAATCAGACCCTTGGAAGTGCGGG
Encoded proteins:
- a CDS encoding transposase gives rise to the protein KKSVLWNEAYFIASCGGVTVSQLKQYVQGQNTPD